From the genome of Deltaproteobacteria bacterium, one region includes:
- a CDS encoding histidine phosphatase family protein: protein MSSPLKRAMQTAQLLAKELRGSPGVVSAPRLAPEGAVEDAVALLLRGAPSCVVAVGHEPLLTAIAAHLLGTRRLRIDLRKGGVVELELERPGNAPAVLLGIVRPGHGKSLRG, encoded by the coding sequence GTGTCTAGCCCGCTGAAGCGGGCAATGCAGACGGCGCAGCTTCTGGCGAAAGAGCTGCGAGGCTCGCCGGGGGTGGTTTCCGCGCCGCGTCTGGCCCCGGAAGGGGCCGTCGAGGACGCAGTGGCGCTGCTGCTGCGTGGGGCGCCGAGCTGCGTGGTGGCCGTCGGACACGAACCGCTGTTGACGGCGATAGCCGCGCACCTGCTCGGCACGCGCCGCCTACGGATCGATCTGCGGAAGGGGGGCGTGGTGGAGCTGGAGCTCGAGCGACCAGGCAACGCCCCTGCCGTGCTGCTCGGGATCGTGCGTCCAGGGCATGGAAAGTCGCTCCGGGGATGA
- a CDS encoding 30S ribosomal protein S12, with product MPTINQLVRQGRTKQKAKTTAPALQNCPQKRGVCLRVYTTTPKKPNSALRKVARVRLSNGMEVTTYIPGEGHNLQEHSVVLLRGGRVKDLPGVRYHIVRGARNTDTAGVTSRRQGRSKYGAKRPK from the coding sequence ATGCCGACCATCAATCAGCTAGTTAGACAGGGACGCACGAAGCAGAAGGCCAAGACGACGGCTCCTGCTCTGCAGAATTGCCCGCAGAAGCGGGGCGTTTGTCTGCGCGTGTACACGACGACGCCCAAGAAGCCGAATTCCGCCCTTCGCAAGGTGGCGCGCGTGCGTCTCAGCAATGGGATGGAAGTCACGACCTACATTCCGGGGGAGGGGCACAATCTCCAGGAGCATTCGGTCGTGCTGCTTCGCGGCGGCCGCGTGAAGGATCTCCCCGGCGTGCGCTATCACATCGTTCGCGGCGCGCGAAACACGGACACCGCTGGCGTGACCAGCAGGCGTCAAGGGCGCAGCAAGTACGGCGCCAAGCGACCGAAGTAG